The Saxibacter everestensis genome has a window encoding:
- a CDS encoding ABC transporter substrate-binding protein: protein MARQLPKDPKVRQLIAAHLSRRQLLAGTGGLGLLGGLAACGTGGAPGANSDDKPTPAKDLSAEQKEVNWANWTLYLDYDDKTGKYPTLEGFSKKTGIKANYAEDIDGNDTYFGKIQGQLASGQDIGKDVITLTDWMTGRLIRLGYTQELDAANIPNKKNLLSNLVDVDFDPGRKHSLTWQSGFAGIAWNKDEVPGGLKSVSDLWKPGLKGRVEVVDEMRDTMGILMLEEGVDISGDFSDDDFAKAIEMLEKQIDSGQIRQVKGNSYKEDLISGDAVAVICWSGDITQLNFEEGDKWEFALPEAGGTLLTDNLMVPIGSPHKANAEALMNYYYDPAVAAEVAAYVNYICPVQGAKEAMEKIDPELVDNPLIFPSETDLANAHVFRSLTAEQETNYGDQFQKAIGN, encoded by the coding sequence ATGGCCAGGCAACTACCGAAAGATCCAAAGGTCAGGCAGCTGATTGCCGCGCATCTGTCCCGGCGTCAGCTGCTGGCAGGAACTGGCGGGCTGGGCTTGCTGGGCGGCCTTGCCGCTTGTGGCACCGGGGGCGCTCCCGGTGCCAACAGTGATGACAAGCCGACCCCCGCCAAGGACCTCTCTGCCGAACAGAAGGAAGTGAACTGGGCGAACTGGACCCTGTACCTCGACTACGACGATAAGACAGGCAAGTACCCGACGCTCGAGGGGTTCAGCAAGAAGACCGGGATCAAGGCCAATTACGCCGAGGACATCGATGGGAACGACACCTACTTCGGCAAGATCCAGGGCCAGCTCGCGTCCGGGCAGGACATCGGCAAGGACGTCATCACGCTGACCGACTGGATGACTGGCCGGCTGATCCGGCTGGGCTATACCCAGGAGCTGGATGCGGCCAACATTCCGAATAAGAAGAATCTGTTGTCCAACCTGGTCGATGTCGATTTTGACCCGGGACGGAAACATTCGCTGACCTGGCAGTCTGGGTTCGCCGGAATCGCCTGGAACAAGGACGAGGTTCCGGGTGGGCTGAAGAGCGTGTCTGATCTTTGGAAGCCGGGGCTCAAGGGCCGGGTCGAGGTGGTCGACGAAATGCGGGACACCATGGGGATCCTGATGCTGGAAGAGGGCGTCGACATTTCGGGAGACTTCAGCGACGACGATTTCGCCAAGGCGATTGAAATGCTGGAAAAGCAGATCGATTCCGGCCAGATCCGCCAGGTCAAGGGGAACTCCTATAAGGAAGACCTGATCTCCGGTGACGCCGTGGCCGTGATTTGCTGGTCCGGCGATATCACCCAGCTCAACTTCGAGGAGGGCGACAAGTGGGAGTTTGCGCTGCCTGAGGCAGGCGGCACACTGTTGACCGACAATCTGATGGTTCCGATCGGCTCACCGCACAAGGCAAACGCCGAAGCGTTGATGAACTACTACTACGATCCGGCTGTCGCGGCCGAGGTTGCGGCTTATGTCAACTATATCTGCCCGGTTCAGGGTGCCAAGGAAGCCATGGAGAAGATCGATCCGGAACTGGTCGATAATCCGCTGATCTTCCCAAGTGAGACTGACCTGGCCAACGCACATGTGTTCCGCAGCCTCACCGCCGAGCAGGAGACTAACTATGGCGACCAATTCCAGAAGGCGATCGGCAATTGA
- a CDS encoding ABC transporter ATP-binding protein — translation MNTGDGPASDSGADLVLQSISKRFGDYLAVDELDLTIPAGSFFALLGPSGCGKTTTLRMVAGLEQPTGGRIMIGGKDVTSTKAFQRPVNTVFQNYALFPHLSVLENVAFGLKRRKVRDAEAQAKDALTLVELSHLSARRPAQLSGGQQQRVALARAIVNRPAVLLLDEPLGALDMKLRRQMQVELKNIQADVGLTFVHVTHDQEEAMTMADCVAVMNAGKVEQMGAPAELYELPKTTFVANFLGKSNLMPGAVTEDLGSDIAVNVQGNRLVVPKNRTTQQTGEVIVGVRPEKIVVLDSSHEASPRSNAITGAKVIDVSFTGVSTEYLVEVPGIGRLGVFRQNLGGAEVRLGDQVTLAWQPEHSFGLDGEQDTSAGADEEAV, via the coding sequence CTGAACACCGGCGACGGTCCGGCATCGGATTCAGGTGCCGACCTGGTGCTGCAGTCAATCTCGAAGCGATTCGGCGACTACCTGGCCGTCGACGAGCTGGACCTCACGATTCCGGCCGGCTCGTTCTTCGCCCTGCTTGGGCCCTCAGGCTGCGGCAAGACCACGACCTTAAGGATGGTCGCGGGACTGGAACAGCCCACCGGCGGCAGGATCATGATCGGCGGGAAAGACGTCACCTCGACCAAGGCTTTCCAGCGTCCGGTCAATACCGTGTTCCAGAATTATGCGCTGTTCCCACACCTCAGCGTGCTCGAAAACGTCGCGTTCGGGCTGAAGCGCCGCAAGGTGCGCGACGCCGAGGCGCAGGCAAAGGATGCGCTGACGCTGGTCGAACTGAGCCATCTGTCTGCCCGCCGGCCGGCACAGCTTTCCGGTGGCCAGCAACAGCGGGTCGCGCTTGCACGCGCCATCGTCAATCGTCCCGCCGTGCTGCTGCTTGACGAGCCACTCGGCGCGCTCGACATGAAGTTGCGCCGCCAGATGCAGGTCGAGCTCAAGAACATCCAGGCCGATGTCGGCCTGACCTTCGTCCATGTCACGCACGACCAGGAAGAGGCCATGACAATGGCCGACTGCGTCGCGGTGATGAACGCCGGCAAGGTCGAGCAGATGGGCGCTCCCGCCGAGCTGTACGAACTGCCGAAGACGACGTTCGTGGCGAACTTCCTCGGCAAGTCCAATCTGATGCCGGGCGCGGTGACGGAGGATCTGGGTAGCGATATCGCGGTCAACGTCCAGGGCAACAGGCTCGTTGTGCCGAAGAACCGGACGACGCAGCAGACCGGTGAAGTCATCGTAGGGGTACGACCGGAGAAGATCGTCGTACTGGATTCCTCGCATGAAGCCTCGCCCCGGTCGAACGCCATCACGGGGGCGAAGGTGATCGACGTGTCGTTCACCGGAGTCAGCACCGAATATTTGGTCGAGGTTCCCGGAATCGGAAGGCTTGGCGTCTTCCGGCAGAATCTCGGCGGCGCAGAGGTCCGGCTCGGTGACCAGGTCACCCTGGCTTGGCAGCCGGAGCACTCGTTCGGCCTGGACGGCGAACAGGATACCTCGGCCGGAGCCGACGAGGAAGCGGTCTGA
- a CDS encoding ABC transporter permease: MSVGELAKSPSAPSASELKATRRKNRVGYLLLLPGAIFMLLFFVLPVFSLLATSLYTKVPGGEIGQYQPALEFGNYVEALSSYWQTLLRSFGFALIATISALLIGYPMAYLVAVRLRGRKLLQGMLLVLVIAPFFASFILRTQAWKQILSDDGPVVAVFHALHILPPDGRLTATAFAVVAGLTYNFLPFMMLPIYANLDRLDTRLLEASDDLYSSGFTTFRKVTVPLSMPGILAGTLLTFIPASGDYVNAALLGNNQTTTMIGQVIDSRFFRIVDYPGASALSFVLMVAILILVLIYIRRFGTDELV, encoded by the coding sequence ATGAGCGTCGGGGAGCTCGCCAAGAGCCCGTCGGCCCCGAGCGCTTCGGAGCTGAAAGCGACCCGGCGAAAGAACCGGGTCGGTTATCTGCTGCTTCTTCCCGGCGCCATCTTCATGCTGCTGTTCTTTGTGCTGCCGGTGTTCTCGCTGCTGGCCACCTCGCTCTACACCAAGGTGCCCGGCGGCGAAATCGGCCAGTACCAGCCGGCGCTCGAGTTCGGCAATTACGTCGAAGCACTGAGTTCCTACTGGCAAACCTTGCTGCGCTCGTTTGGTTTCGCGCTGATCGCCACGATTTCCGCGCTGCTGATCGGTTACCCGATGGCGTATCTGGTCGCGGTTCGGCTGCGCGGCCGCAAACTGCTGCAGGGCATGCTGCTTGTGCTGGTCATCGCGCCGTTCTTCGCCAGCTTCATCCTGCGCACCCAGGCCTGGAAGCAGATTCTTTCCGATGACGGCCCAGTGGTCGCTGTCTTCCACGCGTTGCACATCTTGCCGCCGGATGGTCGGCTCACCGCAACCGCCTTCGCAGTTGTTGCCGGTCTTACCTATAACTTCCTGCCGTTCATGATGCTGCCGATCTATGCCAACCTTGATCGGCTGGACACCCGGCTGCTCGAAGCTAGCGACGACCTCTACTCGTCCGGTTTCACCACCTTCCGGAAGGTCACGGTGCCGCTGTCGATGCCCGGGATACTCGCCGGCACGCTGCTGACATTTATTCCGGCGTCCGGCGACTACGTCAACGCGGCGCTGCTCGGCAATAATCAGACCACCACCATGATCGGCCAGGTCATCGATTCCCGGTTCTTCCGGATAGTTGACTATCCTGGCGCGTCCGCGCTGTCCTTCGTGCTGATGGTCGCCATTTTGATCCTCGTGCTGATATATATCCGCCGCTTCGGAACGGATGAGCTGGTATGA
- a CDS encoding ABC transporter permease — MKLNFGRLFVPVIGGLAFIYLLVPIFYIFVFSFNDAGRTNLTWRGFTLDNWQNPCGAPAVCQSLANSLQIGLAATVGATILGTGIAIALVRYRFRFNGVMNLLIFLPLATPEVVLGAALLAQFLNLRMDLGMPTIIIAHIMFCTSFVVVTVKARVASLDPNLEQAAADLYASGMQAFWRVTFPLLVPGIVAAALLSFAISFDDFIITNFNSGNVATFPKFIYVAATRGIPAQANVIGSAMFIVALLFVIGGQLLSNRRAKMLAAR; from the coding sequence ATGAAACTGAATTTCGGCCGCCTGTTCGTTCCCGTCATCGGGGGATTGGCGTTCATCTACCTGCTGGTTCCGATCTTCTACATTTTCGTGTTCTCTTTCAATGACGCCGGTCGGACCAACCTGACCTGGCGGGGCTTCACGCTGGACAACTGGCAGAACCCGTGCGGGGCTCCCGCGGTGTGCCAATCGCTGGCGAACAGCCTGCAGATCGGTTTGGCAGCCACGGTCGGCGCGACGATCCTGGGCACCGGCATCGCCATTGCCCTGGTGCGCTACCGGTTCCGGTTCAACGGCGTGATGAACCTGCTGATCTTCCTGCCACTGGCCACCCCCGAGGTCGTGCTGGGTGCTGCGCTGCTCGCGCAGTTCCTGAACCTGCGGATGGACCTCGGCATGCCGACGATCATCATCGCGCACATCATGTTCTGCACATCGTTTGTCGTGGTGACCGTCAAGGCTAGGGTGGCCAGCCTCGATCCCAACCTCGAACAGGCGGCCGCAGACCTGTACGCCTCAGGTATGCAGGCGTTCTGGCGGGTCACCTTCCCGCTGCTGGTTCCTGGCATCGTGGCCGCCGCCTTGCTGTCGTTCGCGATCAGTTTCGACGATTTCATCATCACCAACTTCAACTCCGGGAACGTGGCGACCTTCCCGAAGTTCATTTACGTGGCCGCAACCCGGGGCATTCCGGCGCAGGCCAATGTGATCGGCTCGGCAATGTTCATCGTGGCGCTGTTGTTCGTGATCGGCGGTCAGCTGCTGTCGAATCGACGGGCGAAGATGCTGGCCGCACGCTGA
- a CDS encoding HNH endonuclease signature motif containing protein: protein MEIVEEVRATVATAKALTSNQVRAWTMDERRQALSALDDLTRIAALTKARILTVEEESGDWALRGDPSIEAWRARTTREGYGKARDELHLARTVEEAPRLGDAVQNGDITAEHATVLARGMQTASEAQREALQTPEIQDDLLRSAGKTNANDFKTALKHKLADIDKAAHQRGADDAKARRFTRLTRAYGGFRLEAFLDEASGQMLRTALKAAAGKPAADDDRTIVQRTADALTTVAGHALDRGTLRVGGQVRPHVMVTLSAEQWAAWRTRGEFPGATYTDGTPLAESDPATLLCDAQLMRVVFDADSQVVDFGREKRTFTGRQRKSMMVRDGGCMSPGCGIPPEYCEGHHINEWAAANGNTNIDEGALFCIFHHHWIHRNNIAIAHDARGLSFWSNNGKFIGRTDYRQRCVERGQRIAVASGPAQSGDVLPNTEDVNRPEQDHLKPKSLGCGRRPNRTVISQHVVASRACPERSDEPGRSPPQRHSLEILGHYRG from the coding sequence GTGGAGATCGTGGAGGAAGTGCGCGCGACCGTTGCCACCGCCAAGGCCCTGACCTCAAACCAGGTCCGTGCCTGGACGATGGACGAGCGGCGCCAAGCGCTCTCCGCGCTGGATGATTTGACCAGGATTGCGGCATTGACAAAAGCGCGAATTCTGACCGTGGAAGAGGAAAGTGGTGACTGGGCGTTGCGCGGCGATCCCAGCATCGAAGCTTGGCGGGCGCGGACTACCCGAGAGGGTTATGGCAAAGCCCGAGATGAGCTGCACCTCGCCCGCACCGTCGAGGAAGCGCCACGACTTGGCGACGCCGTGCAGAACGGGGACATCACCGCAGAACACGCCACCGTCCTTGCCCGGGGGATGCAGACGGCCTCCGAGGCACAACGCGAAGCGCTGCAGACCCCGGAAATCCAGGACGACCTACTGCGGTCTGCGGGCAAGACCAACGCGAACGACTTCAAGACCGCCCTGAAGCACAAGCTGGCTGACATAGACAAGGCGGCGCACCAGCGCGGTGCCGATGACGCCAAGGCGCGCCGGTTCACCCGACTGACCAGGGCATACGGCGGCTTCCGGCTGGAGGCGTTCCTGGACGAAGCATCCGGGCAGATGCTGCGGACCGCGCTAAAGGCCGCCGCAGGCAAGCCCGCAGCCGACGACGACCGCACGATCGTGCAACGAACTGCCGACGCCCTGACCACAGTGGCCGGGCACGCCTTGGATCGCGGAACACTGCGCGTCGGCGGGCAGGTGCGCCCGCACGTGATGGTCACACTCAGCGCTGAGCAATGGGCCGCGTGGCGCACCCGCGGGGAGTTTCCCGGCGCCACCTACACGGACGGCACCCCACTGGCCGAATCGGACCCGGCTACCTTGCTGTGCGACGCGCAGCTGATGCGTGTGGTCTTCGACGCCGACAGTCAAGTCGTGGACTTCGGTAGAGAGAAGCGGACGTTCACCGGCCGCCAACGTAAAAGCATGATGGTCCGCGACGGCGGATGCATGAGCCCCGGCTGCGGAATCCCGCCGGAATACTGCGAGGGACACCACATCAACGAATGGGCAGCAGCCAACGGCAACACCAACATCGATGAAGGCGCCCTATTCTGCATCTTCCACCACCACTGGATCCACCGGAACAACATCGCCATCGCCCACGATGCGCGCGGCCTGAGTTTCTGGTCAAACAACGGAAAGTTCATCGGCCGCACCGACTACCGCCAGCGCTGCGTCGAACGGGGCCAGCGCATCGCCGTCGCAAGCGGCCCAGCGCAGAGCGGCGACGTCCTGCCGAACACGGAGGATGTCAATCGGCCGGAGCAGGACCATCTCAAACCCAAATCGCTCGGTTGCGGCAGGCGACCGAACCGTACCGTCATATCGCAGCATGTCGTCGCATCTCGCGCCTGCCCAGAGCGCTCCGACGAGCCGGGCCGGAGCCCACCCCAGCGGCACAGCCTCGAAATCCTCGGCCATTACCGGGGCTGA
- a CDS encoding NAD(P)H-binding protein: protein MIMVTGANGQLASLTLEELNSRGVAVVGGSRAPEGGLRHLDFDDHASLNFQGISTLVLISAGYAEDDQVIARHRAVVDAAVRDGVIHIIYTSLTGAGDHVGFALAHRATERLIQASGLEWTILRNGLYAELFGALLSWTPDGLASAFGTGALSAVARADLAAAAAVVAATPASHAGRTYELVGDPMSADDVAAQLGVSHRTISLSEYRSRLLADNTLQPFQPPMLASIATGIRHGFLDNHSPDLANLLGTPATDALTVAADAAASMRGA, encoded by the coding sequence ATGATCATGGTGACCGGGGCAAATGGGCAGCTGGCGTCGCTCACGCTGGAAGAGCTGAACTCACGAGGAGTAGCAGTCGTCGGGGGTAGCCGCGCCCCTGAAGGCGGTCTCCGTCATCTCGACTTCGACGACCACGCCAGTCTGAACTTCCAGGGCATTTCGACCTTGGTACTGATTTCGGCCGGGTACGCCGAGGACGACCAGGTCATCGCCCGTCACCGAGCGGTTGTTGACGCCGCGGTTCGCGACGGAGTGATTCACATCATCTACACCAGCCTGACCGGCGCCGGGGACCATGTTGGGTTCGCTCTCGCTCATCGGGCCACCGAGCGGCTAATACAGGCCAGTGGGCTTGAGTGGACGATTCTCCGCAACGGACTGTATGCCGAGCTATTTGGCGCGCTCCTCTCCTGGACCCCAGACGGTTTGGCATCAGCGTTCGGCACCGGCGCGTTGTCTGCGGTTGCTCGTGCGGATCTCGCTGCTGCCGCGGCAGTCGTCGCCGCAACGCCCGCCTCTCATGCCGGAAGGACTTACGAACTCGTCGGTGACCCGATGAGCGCAGACGACGTCGCTGCCCAGCTCGGTGTTTCGCACCGCACCATCAGCCTGAGCGAGTACCGCAGCCGCCTTCTAGCCGACAACACTCTGCAGCCGTTCCAACCGCCGATGCTTGCCTCGATCGCCACAGGCATCCGCCACGGATTCCTCGACAACCACAGCCCCGACCTTGCCAACTTACTTGGGACGCCGGCAACCGACGCTCTCACGGTTGCAGCAGACGCCGCAGCATCGATGCGTGGCGCGTAG
- a CDS encoding winged helix-turn-helix transcriptional regulator has translation MDQLQTQPQGGSFVLPTHADVTAGVADLDPCGQPGHPDCGIRDVLDRVGDKWSVLVIVELSNGARRFRELQRAIDGISQRMLTLTVRRLERDGLVIRTVYPTVPAQVDYRLTETGASLTHLVKALADWSLVHRDAIAEARHAYDTEHPDNEIR, from the coding sequence ATGGACCAGCTGCAGACCCAGCCACAAGGAGGCAGTTTCGTGTTACCGACGCACGCCGATGTAACCGCTGGGGTAGCCGACCTGGACCCGTGCGGACAGCCGGGCCACCCTGACTGCGGGATCCGCGACGTTCTCGACCGGGTCGGAGACAAGTGGTCGGTCCTGGTCATCGTCGAACTTTCAAATGGTGCGCGCCGGTTCCGGGAACTCCAACGCGCCATCGACGGGATATCCCAACGAATGCTGACCCTGACGGTCCGACGACTCGAACGGGACGGACTGGTGATTCGGACCGTCTATCCGACCGTGCCGGCCCAGGTCGACTACCGACTTACCGAGACCGGGGCAAGCCTCACCCATCTCGTTAAGGCGCTGGCCGACTGGTCCCTCGTACACCGTGACGCCATCGCCGAGGCTCGTCACGCCTACGACACCGAGCATCCCGACAACGAGATCCGATGA
- a CDS encoding ABC transporter permease, translated as MHVRILLAVARRVLTQLRNDPRSIAMIVVVPSFLLVVVRFLYDNETLQPGQPATFDRVGPILLGIFPFVVMFLITSITMLRERTSGTLERLLASPLGKGDLLFGYGLAFSLMAVLQAAFTCGVAYWLLGMTTEGSPWLVVLVAVVNAVLGVSLGLLCSAFAHTEFQAVQFMPVVVVPQFLLCGLLVARDQMADWLEAIANALPMTYSVEALSEISRHADPTGTMWRDLGIVAGCAVVALSLAAVTLPRASR; from the coding sequence ATGCACGTCCGGATTCTGCTGGCCGTGGCACGCCGGGTGCTGACCCAGCTGCGCAACGATCCCCGGAGCATAGCGATGATCGTCGTGGTTCCGTCATTCCTCCTGGTCGTCGTCCGCTTCCTTTACGACAACGAAACGCTTCAGCCCGGCCAGCCGGCGACTTTCGATCGGGTCGGCCCGATCCTGCTCGGTATCTTCCCCTTCGTGGTGATGTTCCTGATCACCTCGATCACCATGCTCCGGGAGCGCACCTCGGGCACGCTGGAACGACTATTGGCCTCCCCGCTCGGCAAGGGCGACCTGCTGTTCGGCTACGGGCTGGCATTCTCGCTGATGGCAGTGCTGCAGGCAGCGTTCACCTGCGGCGTCGCATATTGGCTGCTGGGCATGACGACGGAGGGAAGCCCGTGGCTGGTGGTGCTGGTCGCCGTTGTGAACGCGGTCCTCGGTGTGTCGCTCGGCCTACTCTGTTCGGCATTCGCGCACACCGAATTCCAGGCCGTTCAGTTCATGCCGGTCGTCGTTGTGCCGCAGTTCCTGCTCTGCGGTTTATTGGTCGCTCGCGATCAGATGGCCGACTGGCTGGAGGCTATAGCGAACGCCCTGCCGATGACGTACTCGGTGGAGGCGTTGAGCGAAATAAGTCGGCATGCCGACCCGACCGGCACCATGTGGCGCGACCTCGGCATTGTCGCCGGCTGCGCCGTCGTCGCCCTGTCACTCGCCGCGGTCACGCTGCCCCGCGCCTCCCGATGA
- a CDS encoding ABC transporter ATP-binding protein — protein sequence MTAAIELLDLVVTRGNKTVLAGVTAEITAGSITGLLGPSGSGKTTLMRAVIGVQKIRSGRILVLGQSAGSPPLRHRVGYVSQAPSVYGDLSIRSNVEFFAAIYGCGKSAVDDVLNTVGLQDYAARRTSLLSEGQRSRVSLACALVAQPEVLILDEPTVGLDPLLRLELWNEFERLAADGMALLVSSHVMDEAKRCQSLLLLRDGALLANLSPEELADRTGTVDMDEAFLRLVSGSGRSDQREAR from the coding sequence ATGACCGCGGCAATCGAACTTCTGGACCTCGTCGTCACCCGAGGCAACAAGACGGTGCTGGCCGGTGTCACCGCAGAGATCACAGCCGGCAGTATCACCGGCCTACTGGGTCCCTCCGGCAGCGGCAAGACAACCCTGATGCGTGCGGTGATCGGGGTGCAGAAGATTCGTTCCGGTCGCATCCTGGTGTTAGGGCAGAGCGCCGGCAGTCCACCACTGCGGCATCGGGTCGGCTATGTATCGCAAGCTCCCAGCGTGTACGGCGACCTAAGCATCCGCTCGAACGTTGAGTTCTTTGCCGCCATCTATGGATGCGGAAAGTCGGCGGTTGACGATGTGCTGAACACCGTCGGACTGCAGGATTACGCGGCACGGCGCACCTCGCTGCTATCCGAAGGACAACGCAGCAGAGTCTCGCTTGCCTGCGCGCTGGTCGCACAGCCGGAGGTGCTGATTCTCGATGAGCCGACCGTTGGCCTCGATCCGCTGCTGCGACTCGAGCTCTGGAACGAATTCGAGCGGCTGGCGGCTGACGGAATGGCACTGCTGGTCTCCTCCCACGTCATGGACGAGGCCAAACGTTGCCAATCGCTGCTGCTGCTGCGCGACGGCGCCCTGTTGGCAAATCTGAGTCCCGAGGAGCTGGCCGACCGAACCGGAACTGTCGACATGGACGAGGCATTCCTCCGGTTGGTTTCCGGTAGCGGTAGATCTGACCAGAGGGAGGCCCGCTGA
- a CDS encoding HpcH/HpaI aldolase family protein, whose amino-acid sequence MSEPPQARRSVREKLAAGEPILGTFVMEFATNGIGRLTDGAGADFVLYDGEHTGWSWETLAGLLATTRHTGLASWVRVPGHDPSFISRALDIGAQGVMVPFVNTPEQATRLASAAKYPPVGTRGAAFGIAHDDYIAGAIDDKISTANRDGLLIAQIESEQGVHNAAGIAAVDGVDVLFVGPLDLSISLGIPGQFDDERFIQALTTVAHAALGQGKGLGILTTSTRMAETALGLGYRVIAHSADLWIYQSALRNSLERLRELHATVASRGSTAG is encoded by the coding sequence ATGTCGGAACCTCCACAGGCACGGCGCTCCGTGCGCGAAAAGCTGGCGGCCGGCGAGCCCATCCTTGGCACATTTGTGATGGAGTTCGCCACCAACGGCATCGGCCGGCTCACCGATGGGGCCGGCGCGGACTTCGTGCTTTACGACGGCGAGCACACCGGCTGGAGCTGGGAGACGCTTGCCGGCCTGCTCGCAACAACCCGGCATACCGGGCTGGCAAGCTGGGTCCGGGTACCGGGGCACGACCCGAGTTTCATCAGCCGGGCACTCGACATCGGCGCGCAGGGCGTGATGGTGCCGTTCGTCAATACCCCCGAGCAGGCAACCCGGCTGGCGTCGGCAGCCAAGTATCCGCCAGTAGGTACCCGTGGGGCCGCGTTCGGCATTGCGCATGACGACTACATCGCGGGCGCCATCGACGACAAGATCTCGACCGCGAACCGTGACGGTTTGTTGATCGCCCAGATTGAATCCGAGCAGGGCGTGCACAACGCCGCCGGAATCGCCGCGGTTGACGGCGTCGACGTGCTTTTCGTCGGCCCGCTGGATCTCAGCATCAGTCTGGGTATTCCCGGCCAGTTCGACGACGAGAGATTCATCCAGGCGCTGACCACCGTGGCCCATGCAGCGCTCGGCCAGGGCAAGGGCCTCGGCATCCTGACCACGTCCACCCGGATGGCCGAGACGGCACTCGGTCTCGGCTACCGGGTGATAGCGCACAGCGCAGACCTCTGGATTTACCAATCCGCGCTGCGGAACAGCCTCGAGCGGCTTCGCGAATTGCATGCGACGGTCGCTTCCCGGGGCAGCACGGCTGGCTGA
- a CDS encoding DUF5058 family protein has product MTSLSAQQGSADVSAIANTPFLWFIALAVFAVIAGQSVIYLRAAKKAAPDAGMTPEQMRTSFRSGAVAAIGPSLSIVLVAVALLPLFGTPPVLVRIGVIGSAATEVASATLAAGTQGAELGGEGYTSKVFVIAFFAMGLSGAMWMLATLILTPLLKRGDSKLRRVNPQVMAIVPAAALLAAFASLTVGELAKTPVHIITVIASAIAMSILLFVAKKLGQPWLNEWALGFSIVIGLVVAYFAHAAGLGA; this is encoded by the coding sequence ATGACATCGCTATCGGCTCAGCAAGGCTCCGCCGACGTGTCGGCGATAGCCAATACCCCATTTCTCTGGTTCATCGCACTTGCTGTCTTCGCTGTGATCGCCGGCCAGTCGGTGATCTACCTCCGGGCAGCTAAGAAGGCGGCACCGGACGCCGGCATGACACCAGAACAAATGCGAACCTCGTTCCGGTCGGGCGCCGTCGCAGCGATCGGGCCGTCGCTGTCTATCGTCCTGGTCGCGGTCGCCCTGCTGCCTCTGTTCGGCACACCGCCAGTCCTGGTACGGATCGGCGTGATCGGCTCGGCGGCAACCGAAGTTGCCTCGGCCACTCTCGCCGCCGGCACTCAGGGCGCCGAACTCGGCGGCGAGGGCTACACCAGTAAAGTCTTCGTCATCGCCTTCTTCGCGATGGGCCTCTCCGGTGCCATGTGGATGCTTGCGACTCTGATCCTCACCCCGCTACTCAAGCGTGGTGATTCCAAGCTTCGCCGGGTCAATCCGCAGGTGATGGCGATCGTTCCCGCCGCAGCGCTCCTCGCCGCTTTCGCGAGCCTCACGGTCGGAGAGCTGGCGAAGACGCCGGTTCACATCATCACTGTGATCGCCTCGGCCATCGCAATGTCAATCCTGCTGTTCGTTGCAAAGAAGCTCGGCCAGCCCTGGCTGAACGAATGGGCGCTGGGATTCTCCATCGTGATCGGGCTCGTCGTCGCATACTTCGCCCACGCGGCCGGACTCGGCGCCTAG